TGAAACATCCCAAAACCAATTCATGTTGTTTTTTGCGTATGCctttgaattaaaaaaacatgcatagacatTCATTATGACCGTGAAAGTCGAGAAGATTGGCCTTCAAGAATGTGGTGAATGTCGTGCAAATGTGTGTGCAACAAACCAGAGATCCGTGAAAGCAACAAGGGAGACCACAAACACAAAGGGTAAAGACCCAAACCCTCGCAAACACGCCCAAGGCCAAGCAAACATGGAGGCTGATTCACTTTGCCTGTGGAAATGAGGCAAAGAATCCCACATACGCAAAGGATAATAGATGCATGCAGTAGAATATGCATATCAATTGGTTTTGCCAAGTCCCGAATTCTACGATGGGGTTGCTCGGGATTCGTTCGAAACACCCTGTGCACATTCAAACTATTGTACCCCACCAAATTTTACATACAAGAATCAATGTTGCAATTGAAACTTCTAACTGAGGTCGTCTCCACAAAAATTGTGTCACCAACCCCAGCTCCATTAAGATAAATTCCACAAGGGGGATCAGAATCGGTTTGAAAGCTTTGGGATCCTCAACAAAGTTCGTTCTAGATGAAACTCGACATTCAGAAGATAACGGAACCTCTAAAATTACATTCTAAGGTCGACTTCCTAAGATTTTGTCAACCATTCAAGTTTTAGAaactttaaaacataaaaacttgCACAAAAACTAAAGAATGACCAGTTGACTGAGACATAAATTACCTGGAGGGTCATTACAATATCCACTACTAATAAGAACTTTCATCTACGAATGTAAGTGTCAACAAGTACCTGAAGGATCCTGTTGAGAAACTACTCTTGAATATTATTCTCGATGTCCCAAGTAGCATCCTCAACTAGACGATGTCTCTAACAAAATGACTCTCGAACCCAACCATAACATATCGTTGGCAAGAATTGCAACTCACTCCACCACAAAAGTCTATTGGTTATCAAACTTAACTAAATCATACCCTAGTAGAGGAGACTCATTAGAAACATACCAGCACAACATcgaaacatggaaaaccagataaaaagttgaaaatgctAGGAGGTGGGGCCAATTCATAAGCGACATCACTATCTTCCCAAAGgatctcaaataaaaataggGCTAATCTTGCATTTTCCTCCCAAACCTCATCATTCCCTCCATGGGCAACACAGAGAGGAATACCCAGTCGCTAACTCCAAACCTCACTGGTCATTGCCTATAATTGGCATAACTCTAATGCCTTTTATAAGCTCCCCGAGCCTACCTGAATCAATCGTGCATTATCCTcatgaataaaatcattaacACACGTCCTAGGCTCTAAAGAATCAAACTAACCGATCGGAGAGAGACAACTCTTACAATATAAGGCCTTAAATGGAGCCatctaaatactagagtggtagttgttgttgtacacaaactccaccaaaggaaagAACTGGTCTCACTGACCTCCAAAATCCAAACAAAGGCCAACAATATATCCTTAAACACCAAAATAATATGCTTTGATTAGTCATCGATTTGTGGGTGAAAGGTTATGCTACGGTCAACACGAGTATCTAACTCTTTCTGAAAGGTCCTCAAAAAGTTCAAAGTAACAGAGAACTTAGTCTGAGATGATAGATAAATGCACACCATGAAGACAAACTACCTATCAAATATAGAGATGACCCAACCCGTCAATGTTGAACGAAGACTAAATGAGAAGGAAGTGTGCTGATTTGGTCAATCAATCCATGATCACCCAAATATTGTCAACACCTCTAGAAGCCCAAGGCAAACCCACCAGAATGTCCATGGTGATATGATCCACTTCCTCTCAAGAATGGATAATCTCTGAAATTCACCACCACTCTTAAGTGCTCGTCCTTCAAATGCTGGTAGCACAGGCAATGTGACACATATAGTCTGCAATATCTCTCCTCATACCTCACCTCATGTGATCTTGTCTCGAATCATGATACATCGTTATGGTGCTTGAATAGATAGAATATCTAGAATCATAGACCTTACGAAGAATCAACTGAGATCAAATCCCCAACTCTTGGAACACAAATACGATCGGGAAATCTCAAAACCCTATATGAATCTAAGGTAGCCTTTTCGACATCACCTTCCAACCATCAATCTTGAAGGGAAACCAAGATCTCATTTTCAAATTGGTGACCACGAATCTGCTCTAACAAGAAAGACTAAACTCTAACATAGGCCAACATAGGCTTACAATTCGAAATATCCAACTAAATCATCTTGTTTGCAAAATACTGAATGTCCAGAGCCAAAGGTCACTTTACAATAAGATAGAAAGGCTAGACTACCCAAACTCGTTCAAAGCGTCGGCTATTGCATTTGCCTTGCTCGGATGGTACAAAATATAGAGGTTGTAGTCCTTTATAATCGTCTAATTATAATTGTGATCTCTTTGATTCATTGAAAATACTTCCTTGAAACtacaatattataataaaataattttttgctaaattacAAGTCTCTGTAGAATCCATATCTAACTTTTTTGAGTCTCTATATTATCCATGCATTAATAGCCTATACGTATATTGCTAATATAATAATTTGCCATATGTTTTTTAGGTATGCACCAACTCCCATTTCTACTTCAAACTcgtaatatttttctctttctaaaAAAACGATTCCTTACCATTTCAATAAAACCCTTTCccctctccctctctctctctctaaaagAAGTCGATCCCTTTGTTGAAAAGGGAAAGGAGGAGAAAACAATGGCGATTGTGGAGGAAGGTAAGGAGTTTGAGACGTGCGTTGTGTTCGGTGGTCGAGGATTCATCGGGAAACCGCTTGTCGATAGGCTTCTTCGACTCGGCAATTGGATCGTACGAATCGCCGATTCTTTCCCCACTATTCAACTTGAACCCTCTGAGTCCCTCCTTTCCCATGCCCTTTCTTCTGGACGCGCTTCATATTTCCATGTCGATGTTCGTCATAAATCCAATATCATTACAGGTACCACTTCTTACAACTTCCCACAAATTTTTCTGCATAAGTATATTTGTAGAGTGTAATGTTTGTTAGCAGGACAATTTCTTTGCAATGTGTATATTGGAAGTACTACTTGTTTGTTATTCTACTCAATGTGTTGCCTAAAAGATAACGAATGAGAGTTGTGGTAGGTTGTTGTTGAATCCTTGTAATGCAGTTAGTTGATATGTCATTTTTGAAGTGTCCTGTCAATTGGTGTTATTTATGCATAAAGTGGGAAAGGATACATACCATATGTTGTTTATTGCAAGTTGACGACTAACTATTTCACACCTTGCACTGGCTTTGTTGGAGGCAATGTGGATGATATTGATGGTGGCACAAATGATCCACACCAAAAGAAGTCAGGGTCTTGACAAGCTGAACGACATGCTTTGAGAGGCCACAACACTATGTCTTTTTGGATCTACTTGGAATGGGAGGAATAGGAGATTGTTCAAGAAAAATGATGAGCCATATATCAATATTGTTAACAAGTCATTTCTAGTTCATATATTTGATGGTGTACAGGGAAATTACTAGTTGATCATATTTGGAACAATCTTGGTGTgattcaatgattttttttataaccatGATGTTTCGACCAGCTTGTGTGCACCTCGAGTAATCTATCGGGTACTTTTTACCTCCAAGCAAGGCTTAGCAAGGCTTGGTCAGGAGGAGATCACCTTGTGTTTGCCTCCACCAAGTTTTGAACTTGAGATCTCATTGTTCTCAACACaattcattgaccactaggacAAACCTTTAGGTGGTGAGAATTCAATGAATTATTTCTTGACtaactcacaaaataaaaaaagaaaacaaaaatgaaagcaCATGAGTGCTCTTTAAGTTGGAAAATATGGATTCTGTTTTGCAATTTGCAGAAACCTCTCGTCTCATAGATAGGGTTAAAACTCAAAAGACTATAGTGAAGGTTAGCATGGACCCTAGACAAGGATGATATGCACAAATTGAGAATGGTCCAATGAAAAGGTAACTATTTTCTGCATGTATAAGAATCTTATTGAGCAGGATTTGCTTTTGCTCCTAACCGAATGCTCACTTAAATAGAACAAAAGATAGAATAGGAAGTAATGAGAGAAAGATCGAATTATTTGTGGAAAATAAATAACAGATTCACATGCATGCACCAGCTAACATAATCATGAAAGTAGTCTATCTCAAATCTGATTCCTGATACCAAATATCAGGCCCAAACGTGTGATCAATGACAACAAACCTTCTCGATCACTCTCCTTTTTCAAAAAGTGAAAAAACCCTACTTGACCACTCAGCACTTTATCAAGATTCATGTATCTTGTGTGAATAAATGAAGGAAGAGGTTTTATGATAGAAGATGAGCACTCAGAAGCTGAATATCCTCCTGATTTGttgaaagagaaaattaagGCAAATGAAACTATCTCCCTTTCAACttggaagaaaaaatatttttcatgtagCAGTTTGCATTTGAGTCTAAAGCAATAAcagaatatataaaatgtttctCTTAGTGTGTAAGCTAACATGTATGCTTATTTCCATGAGATGTCCAATGACACTTTTGAGCAGGTACTTCCTATGAAATTCCTTTCTCTTTCCTAGCACCCCAAGTGTTTTACATTGTATTGTTGTATGCTTGTTTATTTTGAAACAATACCATgaaattttttcctttcatgAATGTAGTAATTGTGTCCTCAGTTACTGAGCTTATAATCCTACACCATCATTCCAGGCATACACATCAGATAAacacaattatgaatatttaaaagGCGGTCATGACTTATTAATAGTTGCGGAGTACTCCCTATAACTTCTATGGTGAATGAATGGAAGTACAATATTCTGAGATATGCAACAATGTTCAACAGTTCTCTGTAATGGATGATTGCTTTTTGCTTAGTATGGATGATTGCTTTTTGCTTAGTTCTTTGCGAGGACATCCAACTGATTATATCAGTGGTTTCGGGAGGTTTTTTGAACGGGGAAGTAATGATGGGCACTCATTAACCTATTTCCCTATTAATTTGCGTCCCTGTAGGAAGTGTTTATTCTCCTTTTaactttctttttattcaaCTGCAAGggaattaaaagatatttatttctTCCATTCTTCATACTCTGAgagagttaaaaaaattatgaggagATGAATATTTTTGAACTTGTGTTTCTCTCTACAAACAAGGGAAAGGTAATACCAGCCCCTTCTAGTCCCCCTCCACCAGTTATTCGTCCCACTTTCTGTGCTGTCACCCAAAAGAAATGCTGTATTACTTTTCTTGACAATTAACAAATGCTGTAGTACTTTTCTTGACAATTAAGAAATGCATTAGGACTGTGATCTAGTCAATTAGCTTATGTCGTTTGATTGCTTGTTTGACATTCTTTGTGTATATATCTGACTTGGCTTGTTTAGTTTAAGCAGTTTCTAGAGTTTCTTACTTTTTTCTGTACCTTCCTGGATAACTGTGTTATTCCACTCAAGTAAAGTTGGACTGAGTTTTACTTCATCATATTCTCCCATGCAGCTATTGATGGTGCATCAGTTGTATTCTACATGGATGCTAGGGACTCATACGgtcatgatttttatattagcTACACAATTGTTGTTCAAGGTAATTTTTCATTCAGCAGTCATTTAAGTGAATTCCACATTTTtgctatttaaatttttggtgtCCTGACTCCTGATTGAGAATAAATATTATGTCTTTCAGGTGCCAAGAATATCATTGCTGCCTGTCAAGAGTGTAAAGTCAAAAGGCTATTATACAACAGTTCTGCTGATGTAGTTTTGAACAGCTGGCAGGATATAAATGGTGGGGATGAGTCCTTACCATATTCCAGTAAAGTAAGTTTCTTATCCAAATTTACTAGGCTATATTCCTGTCAACCCTCGTCCACATTTTTCATTAGGccattattttcttgttttctctCAGTTTCTTCTTTTCACTTTGATGCTTTCTCAATGCAGTTTGTGAACATGGTAACTGATCTTAAGGCTCAAGCAGAGGCTCTAGTTTTAGTTGCAAATGATGCTGATGGCCTTCTTACTTGCGCACTTCGTCCCAGCTATGCTTTTGGACCTGGAGACAATTATCTCTCTTCTTTGCTGGTCGGTGTTGCAAAATCTGGCTGGGGCAAGGTTGGAAGCCTTCTTTTTATTTGCTCTTCTGTTGGTTAAAATCAATCAATTATGTTCCTTCTTTTTGCTAAGCCTGTGTAGATGTGATGGACTAGACCTGAGTTCTTTGTTTTAGCATCAGCATCCAACAAAATTTTCACTAAACTCGTTAGATGCTTCAAATCTCTGAGGAACTTCTCTTTCTCTGCTCTTTGTTACCGGTAACCTTCGGTTTCCTTGTGGAAGTAGGCAAATAGGAATTGGTTAGAATTTGCAGCATGTTTTGTGTCAGGAACCACCTTGGGATGTACGTAGagtaaaagaggaaaaagatcATAGAATCCTCTCACGTCACAATTTTAGTCATTATGTAGGTGTAATATTCTGATTAGCAATTTTTAACTGTGTTTAGTCTTTGTATATATACTTTTTGAATAAGTAATAGACATTCTCATTTCAGTTTATTATAGGACTTGGTGACAATATGACCGACTTCACCTATGTGGAGAATGTTGCCTATGCACATATATGTGCAGATAAAGCTCTAAGTTCTAGGGGGAGTCATGTATGTGGCAAGGTACAGATTTTTAGCTATCTTTATTCGATATTTCCTTTTGATATGGTTAATATATTTACAGACAGTGTGATATGCCATGCATTGTAGGCCTTTTTCATCACTAATCTCAAGCCGATGAAGTTCAAGGATTTTGTATCTCTTGTATTTCAGAGATTGGGATATCAAAGGTAAGGTAGCTGGCATACTATTCTCTTACGTCTATACTTATTGATGATGCTCCCATCGTTAGGAGGTttcttaatgatttttttttcgaaaTATGTGTAGATTAGGTGAATAGCAGTCATGACTATTGACTGTACTGTGGTTCCTGCATGTTGCAAAACTCTACCTCccatcatgactaacatcctagcTAAACAAGTTTTTGTGAAGTGCTAACAAAGTTTCTTTGTTGTCATCTATCTGATTTTATGGTTTGTGAAGGCTATGAAACTCTAGCTTGGTTGTTATCTTCATCTCCGGTCCGTAATTCAGAATTTTCCATGGTGTTTATGTGGGTAAGGATTGCATGACAAGGAGTCTTCTTGTACAATTGATTTGGCTAGATAATTCTCTTAGGTTATCTTATTTTGTCCTGACTCCTCATTTGTCTTTCATGAAGAGGGATAATTTATTCCAaatcttctctctctctctctctctccgtGCCTGACTATTACTTCAAGTATCTGCATCTTCTCAGTGAATCTGAATATCGATAAAGACCTGCCCACCAAGGTTGCGCGTTTAGGCAAATTGAAAGAAATCACCTAGCCTTTTTGCCCAATTTAGTCAGTATTGTTCCAAGTAATTCTCTTTTTCATCCATTTCTTCTTGTTACACGCCATTCTTCTCCTTTTCTCTTGCACCACTTCCCCTGTTTACATATGTAGCTATCTTCATCGCTAGCTATTGCATATACTGTTGATACTTGAATAAATATTACTCTTAAGTTGTGTATTTGGTGACCTTCTTGGCTGGTCATAGTGTATTGTCTTAATTCTTGACTtacattctttctttcttttgttggTTTTGTAGCTTTGCTCCTTCCCTTCCATTATGGATTTTGTGATGTGGCTTCCTGAAATATTTGGTGCTTTCTGATTGCAGGTCGATTATCAAGATTCCTGATATGGTTACCAAATATATTACTTTGATCATAAAATGGACTGTTTCAAGGATGAGCAACTGGAGTACCGAGAACGTTCCAGTTTTTGATATTATTGAATTAGCATTGTGCCATAGGAGATTTAATTGCTCGGCAGCTCAGAAATATATTGGATATTCTCCAGTTGTTTCCCTTGAAGTATGTTTGATCCTTTAGTTTTATCATTAGCTGTAAACAGTGACTAAACAACTGCTCTCTGTCTCATATTGTTCTGTTGGCACTTAAATTATTCTATTTGATtacaatattttcaaataaaagaattttaattttaacaatgaaaatttataattttctgaTATTTCTCCAAATATGTAAGTGtcactttcaagaaaataaattagcaAGAAAGCAATATTTGAATTCACACTGAAACTTAGATTAGTTGACCTTTAGTCCTCGAATTATGCATTAATTTGGGATGAGCAGAGTATATTTGACTGGCCAATGTTTTATAACATTGGTATGGTAAAGGCAGTAAATACCCAGTGTATATGGATCTTTTGAACTTTAGCTTACTTGCTGGcattttttttagcttaaaGGTAAAGATAACATATCTTTTTCTAGAATATAAGAATCCTAGTTTTCCTAGTTCCACagtgatatgcaaaaaaaagtTTTACTGTCATAATAAAGCAGGCTGTCCTGATGTTCTTATAAAAGACATGCTATATACATTGAGAATCTCTCTGATAAAATACCTGTACTTTAATTGTTTCACTTGATCGATCTTGGATCTCTTCTATGCTTTTCGAAGAAGCTTTACTTTTCTTGATAAGTATGCTGATTCTGTTGTAAGTAGCGTAAATTTTTTGATCTGTGCTGAAAATATGGTTGAGACTTGGGTTGCTTTTGAAATTTGCCATAGGGCTTATACTATTGTTTGGACATGACTCAACTGCTTATTACAGACGTGAAACTCTGATACAGGAAGGAGTTGCTGTAACCGCTAAGTCCTCTCATTTAACCAGAGAGTCATCTTTCTCAAGCTATAGCGACACCGATGAGGAGTCAAAAGTGCATAAACTTCTAGGAGGTGGAAAAGGTTGGTATGTTACTTTGTGAAATTTCTAGCCTTGCAGAAGTGTGGTTTTCTAGTTTATTTGAGTTAGTGGAAATACTAAAATAAACCCTCTAGGCATTTTTATTCACCTAAAAGCTACAATTTTTCTATGAACTGGTAGAGAGAACCGACTTGCCACAGTTTTCTCTAAGGCTCATTTTCCAGAACTTCTCTCAGGAGAAAGTATTGTGTTTGACCACAATAGACATGCTTGAGTTTGGTGTTTTGACCCAATTCTAGTGTTCTTCTGAGACTGAATTTCAGTTTGCTTCTTAGAATTGGCTTCTGGCTACAGTTTTAAGCACATTACAGAAACTTCTTTGGCAACCCAAATGTAGAGTGACATCaaatttagtagaaaatttTGTATACCTTTAGATtctaatagactaagtattatttattattgttactatTGTATACATGCagctttttctttttgtggGATAAGGGGTTGTGGTGAAAGTTTTCTTATGTCAGTCTGCTTCTACTTCTAGCTGTTGTTTTTTCGAGAAAAATCACAATTCTTCATTGTACCATCTTGGTTACCTCTAAATAACAATCTATAATGTTAGTGCAGTTGCAGAAATCTTACTGTGGAGAGATGAGCAGAGAACATTTACTTGTTTCCTTTTGCTGGTTTTCATCCATTACTGGTTCTTTCTGTCCGGGAGGAGTTTTCtttcatctctttcccagcttttACTAATGATTGCTGTTGCTCTCTGGGGATACAGCATTCTGCCACCAACAATGTAAGTAAGCCACTGAATGTACtttctttaaatgttttaaatagaATAGTGTCCTAAAAGAAATGTTTGGACAGACACGTCCTATCATATCTTCGTCAAGGAGATGAAAACTTTTggtatattatttttctttatgagACAACTGGATATAAATCATATTCTTAGGGCGTGTCATGCGATCCCTTATGTGAACCTTAATGCATTGAGgttataaaaaagaataatatatgtGACATGTTAAGATTATATGTATGCAACTGGAGTGTTTCCCTGAACACCTCCCACAAAACCGAAGGTGAAAAGAACTGATTGATGCTACTTCATCCTGTTGTAAGGGTTAATTAGAACACTTCAAATCCTTTAACATTTCTTTTATCTGTAGGTCCAACATCTTCCCCTTATAAGTCTTCCTAACTCTGTTGTGTCAAGTCAACTGAATAATGTGCAAATCAGACACCATCTTTAtaggaaaaggaaaatatttgagaaaattttaaaaatatacagCCCAGCACAACAAATTACATCCATGTAGCCACATTTTCAGTTTCCACCCACATAGCCAACTTTTTTAGCAACAATGTTTTTACATCTGGTGTACAACATCatacaatattatataataCTATACACTTACCTTAAAATAATGTAGCAATCTTGTATAAAAGTGTATAATAGTGTACAAGAGGTGTTTATAACTATGATGCTCGGATTTGAGTGCAAGTAACCATCCAGGTGTGGATCTAGAAGTTGGATccttcataatttaaattttaagattcgGAGGTAGGGATATGGAGTAGGGGATTTGGctttaaatagttcaaaattcttaaaaaatctataaagaTAGCCTAAAAGGCTTTGAGGGGAAGCCAATAATTCGATCTTTCATTTTGAGAATTTCTCAAATTGTAGACACTAGCAGGCAATGGCTAAAATTCAAtttccattttccattttcCTCAGTTTTTGTCATGTATAGTGGTCAAAGTACTCAATCTCGGTTGAGCGCTCTCAGTATGAATCCCACAGTTACCAGTACCGATGTCATGTCGACAGGGGTGTGGCAGCTAAATGAAGAGTCCCCACAAGATAGGTTTATACACACTTTTACATTGTTATATAAGATTATACAAACTTCCACAAAAACTGGGTTTCATCTCCTATGAACTTCAACCAAGAAAGTCCATCCTAACTGTGTTAAATCTTCATTGAATAGCTTAAATTCTAACCACAACTTCCAAATAACATCCGCAATGAGCCTTAATCATCAATTTgccaaaaaattcaacaaatcaCAATATTCACAATAGGTTTTCAAGCTTTTGAAAACCTCAACAATGGCGAGTTCCTAATTTTTCAACTCTTTCACCCAACAATGTTATGATCTGTGGTAATAAACATGAATATCACTATCAATCAGTTTAAgcatcaaaaaatgaaaatcatgaTCACAAATTAAGGAATTATTGCTTTTCCCCCAAgtatttcaaattatatatgtaatgagATAAATAGGCTATGATCTGAAAAAGGGGCTAAATAGGGTAAGCTTAGCCAAGTAATGTAGATTgttaaaatctcaaaatattatGTGGAAGTTCATGGGTAAATTGTTTGCAATTGTCGGTATAGTCCCGTTCTTTGTTTTCCTCTATTTCTGAAATTGCCTATGAATTGTTTAAATAATCTATTTCCGATTGGGAGCGTTTATTCACAGCATTATTTCATAATGAACTTATCGGCTTCCAGTTCCCAGGTTTTAGGTTTcagaatttttatatttttttgataaaaggTTTCAGTATTTATTTTATGCATGGGATGCTTGTATTCCTTCAATAATGACATCTTTGCTGCAGATATGGGATT
This portion of the Solanum pennellii chromosome 12, SPENNV200 genome encodes:
- the LOC107005180 gene encoding 3beta-hydroxysteroid-dehydrogenase/decarboxylase, which translates into the protein MHQLPFLLQTRNIFLFLKKRFLTISIKPFPLSLSLSLKEVDPFVEKGKEEKTMAIVEEGKEFETCVVFGGRGFIGKPLVDRLLRLGNWIVRIADSFPTIQLEPSESLLSHALSSGRASYFHVDVRHKSNIITAIDGASVVFYMDARDSYGHDFYISYTIVVQGAKNIIAACQECKVKRLLYNSSADVVLNSWQDINGGDESLPYSSKFVNMVTDLKAQAEALVLVANDADGLLTCALRPSYAFGPGDNYLSSLLVGVAKSGWGKFIIGLGDNMTDFTYVENVAYAHICADKALSSRGSHVCGKAFFITNLKPMKFKDFVSLVFQRLGYQRSIIKIPDMVTKYITLIIKWTVSRMSNWSTENVPVFDIIELALCHRRFNCSAAQKYIGYSPVVSLEEGVAVTAKSSHLTRESSFSSYSDTDEESKVHKLLGGGKVAEILLWRDEQRTFTCFLLLVFIHYWFFLSGRSFLSSLSQLLLMIAVALWGYSILPPTIYGISVPRISWSFFEISEVDMRNCFYNVAYMWNRVSHLAKLLAQGEDWHIFLKAAIPLYVLKLVISDCLTFALGIALALAFTSFLIYEQYEDEIDSTVNVIFSILKVAFTLLMRRLPLPPALLYSDSEIGSSRLNIKQ